From a region of the Candidatus Zixiibacteriota bacterium genome:
- the tig gene encoding trigger factor produces the protein MSVTFELAQGEKCKRTLKITVAQETVQEKFDEVFRKLKAEAQIPGFRKGRAPLSTIKARYGAAAAQDVLEDLMDESYKEAIQQSGLTPVDYPHISEVDFGEGKPLTYTAELEIRPEIKLETYTGFELKQPDDTVKDGEVKEMLEYLQRKHSSLEVVERPAQMDDFVLLDLEVLSDSGGKLEQKKFENVQLELVEGPVASQFGKQLSGLDNGAETEIEIDYPQDHFDKRFGGSRVRFKVNVKAIRHLNLIPLDESFFKQFDEKIATLEEFREKLRADIQARKTKEATDALREEAIKEVIDKNRFDLPDALVERYLDRMVEDYRNNSQEKIDEEQVRQQYRAVAIRQIRWDLLYHEIAEKEQLRVEQSDLDAWLQRFADNYKMTLEQARKTVTDNRRIADLKETILEHKVIDLILNGSKVEKVFSPMVSPEQ, from the coding sequence TTGAGCGTTACTTTTGAACTCGCTCAGGGGGAAAAGTGCAAGCGCACCCTGAAAATCACCGTCGCCCAGGAAACGGTGCAGGAAAAATTCGATGAAGTCTTCCGCAAATTGAAGGCCGAGGCGCAGATTCCCGGCTTTCGCAAGGGCCGTGCGCCGCTGTCGACCATCAAGGCCCGTTATGGCGCTGCCGCCGCCCAGGACGTACTGGAAGACTTGATGGATGAATCGTATAAGGAAGCCATCCAGCAATCGGGGCTGACCCCGGTCGACTACCCGCACATCTCGGAGGTCGACTTCGGCGAAGGCAAGCCGCTCACCTACACGGCGGAGCTGGAGATTCGCCCGGAGATCAAGCTGGAGACGTACACCGGCTTTGAACTGAAGCAGCCGGATGATACCGTGAAGGATGGCGAAGTCAAGGAGATGCTTGAATATCTGCAGCGTAAGCACTCGTCACTGGAAGTGGTCGAGCGCCCGGCGCAGATGGACGATTTCGTTCTGCTCGACCTGGAAGTCCTGAGCGATTCCGGCGGTAAACTGGAACAAAAGAAATTCGAGAACGTCCAGTTGGAACTGGTCGAGGGACCGGTCGCGTCGCAGTTCGGCAAGCAGTTGTCGGGCCTGGACAACGGCGCCGAAACCGAGATCGAAATCGACTATCCGCAGGATCACTTTGATAAACGGTTCGGCGGCAGCCGGGTGCGATTCAAAGTCAACGTCAAGGCGATCCGGCACTTGAATTTGATCCCGCTGGACGAGTCTTTCTTCAAGCAATTCGACGAGAAGATCGCCACGCTGGAGGAATTTCGCGAGAAGCTGCGGGCCGATATCCAGGCCCGGAAGACCAAGGAAGCGACCGACGCGCTACGCGAAGAAGCTATCAAAGAAGTCATCGACAAAAACCGTTTTGATTTGCCCGACGCACTCGTCGAGCGCTATCTCGACCGGATGGTAGAGGATTATCGGAATAATTCGCAGGAGAAGATCGACGAGGAACAGGTGCGCCAGCAGTATCGGGCGGTCGCCATTCGCCAGATTCGCTGGGATTTGTTGTATCACGAAATCGCCGAAAAAGAGCAGTTGCGTGTAGAACAATCGGATTTGGATGCCTGGTTGCAGCGTTTTGCCGATAACTATAAGATGACGCTGGAACAGGCCCGCAAGACTGTTACAGACAATCGGCGAATTGCCGATCTCAAGGAAACGATTCTGGAACATAAGGTGATTGACTTGATCCTCAACGGTTCGAAAGTTGAGAAGGTCTTTTCGCCGATGGTTTCGCCCGAGCAGTGA
- the clpP gene encoding ATP-dependent Clp endopeptidase proteolytic subunit ClpP, translating to MIPIVVEQTGRGERAYDIYSRLLKDRIIFLGTPIDDNIANLVIAQMLFLAAEDANKDIFLYINSPGGVVTSGLAIYDTMQFIKPKVATVCMGLAASMGAFLLAAGAAGKRSALPHSRIMIHQPLGGAQGQVSDLEIQVKEAVQHKQRLAELLAKHTGQPIDKIMSDTDRNYFMSAAEAKEYGLVDEVYNPESKK from the coding sequence CTGATTCCGATTGTTGTTGAGCAGACCGGCCGCGGCGAACGCGCCTACGACATCTACTCGCGCCTGCTGAAGGATCGCATCATCTTCCTCGGCACCCCGATCGACGACAATATTGCCAACCTGGTCATCGCGCAGATGCTGTTCCTGGCGGCGGAAGATGCCAACAAGGATATCTTCCTGTATATCAATTCGCCCGGCGGCGTCGTGACCTCGGGACTGGCGATCTACGATACCATGCAGTTCATCAAGCCGAAAGTGGCGACGGTGTGCATGGGGCTGGCGGCCTCGATGGGCGCCTTCCTGCTGGCGGCGGGCGCGGCGGGCAAACGCTCGGCGCTGCCGCATTCGCGCATCATGATCCACCAGCCGCTCGGCGGTGCCCAGGGTCAGGTCAGCGATCTGGAAATCCAGGTCAAGGAAGCCGTGCAACACAAACAGCGCCTCGCCGAATTGCTGGCCAAACACACCGGCCAGCCGATCGACAAGATCATGTCCGATACCGACCGCAATTACTTCATGTCGGCGGCAGAGGCGAAGGAGTATGGCCTGGTGGACGAAGTTTATAACCCCGAATCCAAGAAGTAA
- the clpX gene encoding ATP-dependent Clp protease ATP-binding subunit ClpX, with amino-acid sequence MAGTNKRIERCSFCGKDAFSVRKLFSGYNAHICDQCIELTHDMLDDVPRKKSVQRPVKIFKPKEIRAFLDQYVIGQDKAKKTLSVAVYSHYQRIFNEAETADVEIEKSNILMLGPTGTGKTLLAQTLAKMLSVPFSIADATVLTEAGYVGEDVENILVRLYQAADYDKERAEIGIVFIDEIDKIARKTANPSITRDVSGEGVQQGLLKILEGTVSNIPPKGGRKHPEQPFVPIDTRNILFICGGAFDGLDKIIARRVGKQQVGFKTESKSVDKDDVAALLHMVQTEDLLEFGLIPELIGRLPVVSVLDPLSDEALHQILTEPKNCLTKQYQKLFQLDGIELEFTPAALNAVVQEAKKRKTGARALRSIFEEKMLDIMYEAPSYRNVSKIIITDESITSDAPPIIERSTKTGKASA; translated from the coding sequence ATGGCCGGCACCAATAAACGAATCGAACGCTGCTCGTTCTGCGGCAAGGACGCCTTCAGTGTGCGCAAGCTGTTTTCCGGTTACAATGCGCACATCTGCGACCAGTGCATCGAACTGACGCATGACATGCTCGACGACGTGCCGCGTAAGAAATCAGTCCAGCGGCCGGTCAAGATCTTCAAGCCGAAAGAGATTCGCGCTTTCCTCGATCAGTATGTCATCGGCCAGGACAAGGCTAAGAAGACGCTCTCGGTCGCGGTCTATTCGCACTACCAACGCATCTTCAATGAAGCCGAAACGGCCGACGTCGAGATCGAGAAGTCAAATATCCTGATGCTCGGGCCCACCGGCACGGGCAAGACCCTGCTGGCGCAAACGCTGGCCAAGATGTTGTCGGTGCCCTTCAGCATCGCCGATGCCACGGTGCTGACGGAAGCCGGTTACGTCGGCGAAGATGTCGAAAACATCCTCGTCCGGCTCTATCAGGCCGCCGATTACGACAAGGAACGCGCGGAAATCGGCATTGTTTTCATCGACGAAATCGACAAGATCGCGCGCAAAACGGCGAACCCGTCGATCACTCGCGACGTTTCGGGTGAGGGCGTACAGCAGGGATTGCTGAAGATCCTCGAGGGCACCGTTTCGAACATCCCGCCCAAAGGTGGTCGCAAGCACCCGGAACAACCGTTCGTGCCGATCGACACGCGCAACATCCTTTTCATCTGCGGCGGCGCTTTTGATGGTCTCGACAAGATCATCGCCCGGCGCGTCGGCAAGCAACAGGTCGGCTTCAAAACTGAATCCAAGAGCGTTGACAAGGACGACGTGGCCGCGCTGCTGCACATGGTGCAGACCGAGGACTTGTTGGAGTTCGGCTTGATTCCGGAACTGATCGGGCGGTTGCCGGTGGTGTCGGTGCTCGATCCGCTGTCGGATGAAGCCTTGCACCAGATTCTGACGGAGCCGAAAAATTGCCTGACGAAACAGTATCAGAAGTTGTTCCAGCTTGATGGAATTGAGCTGGAGTTTACGCCCGCGGCGTTGAACGCCGTCGTGCAGGAGGCCAAAAAGCGGAAGACCGGCGCGCGCGCGCTGCGGTCGATCTTTGAAGAGAAAATGCTGGACATTATGTACGAGGCGCCCTCGTACCGCAACGTTTCCAAGATCATCATTACCGACGAAAGCATTACTTCCGACGCGCCGCCGATTATCGAGCGCTCGACCAAAACCGGCAAGGCGAGCGCCTGA